The Temnothorax longispinosus isolate EJ_2023e chromosome 4, Tlon_JGU_v1, whole genome shotgun sequence genome has a window encoding:
- the LOC139812079 gene encoding uncharacterized protein yields MPYLKDTSEIITSAVIKSENSVGYCILNKLNSIIKVQKDKSAQSSKNNVIYKICCKNCDAPYVGQTKRQLRTRIKEHQANIRLDASKHSVVSEHITKFNHSFDWDNVEVLEVEHNYKKRLTAKMIHIKEQPNGINSNKDTELLNEAYFDVLRLLS; encoded by the coding sequence atgccttatttaaaagatacttCTGAAATTATCACCTCAGCGGTCATCAAATCCGAAAATTCCGTGGGATATTGTATTCTAAACAAATTAAACAGCATTATAAAAGTCCAGAAAGATAAGAGTGCTCAATCGTCTaagaataatgttatttataaaatctgttgTAAGAATTGTGATGCCCCTTACGTCGGCCAAACCAAGAGGCAACTACGTACTAGAATAAAAGAACATCAAGCTAATATTAGATTAGATGCGTCCAAGCATTCGGTAGTTTCAGAGCACATTACCAAATTTAATCATTCTTTCGACTGGGACAATGTGGAGGTCTTAGAAGTGgagcataattataaaaaaagattgactGCAAAAATGATACACATCAAAGAGCAGCCTAACGGCATAAATTCAAACAAGGACACAGAATTATTAAACGAGGCTTATTTTGATGTGTTGAGGCTGttgtcataa